A portion of the Naumovozyma castellii chromosome 2, complete genome genome contains these proteins:
- the NSA2 gene encoding rRNA-processing protein NSA2 (ancestral locus Anc_8.137) — MPQNEYIEQHIKQHGRRLDHDERKRKREAREVHKVSAQAQKLTGWKGKQFAKKRYAEKVAMKKKIRAHEQSKVKTGSKPLDENGDALPTYLLDREQTNTAKAISSSIKQKRLEKADKFSVPLPKVRGISEEEMFRVVKTGKSKSKAWKRMITKHTFVGEGFTRRPVKMERIIRPSALRQKKANVTHPELGVTVFLPILSVKKNPQSPMYTQLGVLTKGTIIEVNVSELGMVTAGGKVVWGKYAQITNEPDRDGCVNAVLLV; from the coding sequence ATGCCTCAAAACGAATATATCGAACAGCACATTAAGCAGCACGGTCGTAGACTGGATCATGATGAACGTAAGCGTAAGAGAGAAGCCAGAGAGGTTCATAAAGTATCTGCCCAAGCCCAAAAATTGACTGGTTGGAAGGGTAAACAATTTGCTAAGAAACGTTATGCTGAGAAGGTGgcaatgaagaagaagataagaGCCCATGAACAATCTAAGGTGAAGACTGGTTCCAAGCCATTGGACGAAAATGGGGATGCTTTACCTACCTATTTATTGGATAGAGAACAAACTAATACTGCTAAGGCAATCTCCTCATCTATCAAACAGAAGAGACTTGAAAAGGCTGATAAGTTTTCAGTACCTTTACCAAAGGTGAGAGGTAttagtgaagaagaaatgtttAGGGTGGTCAAGACAGGGAAATCTAAATCTAAGGCATGGAAGAGAATGATTACGAAACATACTTTTGTCGGTGAAGGTTTCACGAGAAGGCCCGTAAAGATGGAAAGAATTATCAGACCAAGTGCATTGAGACAGAAGAAAGCCAATGTTACTCATCCAGAATTAGGTGTGACTGTCTTTTTACCAATCTTAAGTGTTAAGAAGAATCCTCAATCTCCAATGTATACACAATTAGGTGTTCTAACGAAAGGTACCATCATCGAAGTTAACGTTTCCGAATTGGGTATGGTTACCGCTGGTGGTAAGGTTGTTTGGGGTAAATATGCTCAAATTACAAATGAACCTGATAGAGATGGTTGTGTTAACGCAGTCCTTTTAGTTTAG
- the LCP5 gene encoding small subunit rRNA maturation protein LCP5 (ancestral locus Anc_8.138), which produces MSELNELLKEINASLESTSDSLGKLDSLYKDETEPIAEKLGSFIKFNKNEKVSLLSLKNETMLSYLNSLLLIIGKKLIPSDDDGTEALDQFRDKSIENRVVLERGIKPLEKKLSYQLDKLHRAYLKAEKEYNDAEKRALERSTISAAADGSNDESEGEGEEESSSEDEELSYRPNASGITKTATTKANETTVEVEDGQEDNGGIYKPPRINAALPPQQQSHFEDKFIVKDHKNRSNISRMQAMDEYLKEESDQPEWATSIGANIVNHGKGGIKSLRATEKERDVTRYEEDNFTRMNNMGTSKVEKRKQKQRERMAKVNIIGGEDFSIFNSKRKMEDSTSRRGTKKTRSAWDRAKRRL; this is translated from the coding sequence ATGTCCGAGTTAAATGAACTGCTTAAGGAAATAAACGCCTCGCTAGAGAGCACATCTGATTCGTTAGGTAAATTGGACTCACTTTATAAGGATGAGACTGAACCTATCGCTGAGAAGTTGGGTTCATTCATTAAGTTTAATAAGAACGAAAAGGTTTCTTTActatctttgaaaaatgaaaccaTGTTATCATATCTTAATAGTCTATTATTGATAATTgggaaaaaattgatacCTTCCGATGATGATGGAACTGAAGCGCTAGATCAGTTTAGGGATAAGAGTATTGAAAATCGTGTTGTATTAGAACGTGGTATTAAAcctttggaaaagaaattgtcCTATCAGTTGGATAAACTTCACAGGGCGTACTTAAAAGCAGAAAAGGAATATAATGATGCTGAAAAGCGTGCTCTGGAGAGATCGACTATATCAGCTGCTGCTGATGGTTCAAACGATGAGAGTGAGGGTGAGGGTGAAGAGGAAAGTAGCagtgaagatgaagaactGTCATATAGACCTAATGCTAGTGGTATAACGAAGACCGCAACAACGAAGGCTAACGAAACTACAGTGGAAGTTGAAGATGGACAAGAAGATAATGGCGGGATTTATAAACCACCAAGAATTAATGCTGCATTGCCACCCCAACAGCAATCTCATTTCGAAGATAAGTTCATCGTCAAAGATCATAAAAATCGTAGTAATATATCAAGGATGCAAGCTATggatgaatatttgaaagaagagTCTGATCAACCGGAATGGGCTACCTCAATTGGTGCCAATATTGTTAACCATGGTAAGGGTGGTATCAAATCATTAAGAGCCACAGAGAAGGAACGTGATGTTACTAGATACGAAGAGGACAACTTCACTAGAATGAACAATATGGGTACTAGCAAAGTTGAAAAGAGGAAACAGAAGCAAAGAGAAAGAATGGCTAAAGTTAACATTATTGGTGGTGAAGATTTCAGTATTTTTAACTCTAAGAGGAAAATGGAAGATAGCACTTCCAGACGTGGTACCAAAAAGACACGTAGTGCATGGGATAGAGCAAAGAGGAGGTTGTAA
- the VFA1 gene encoding Vfa1p (ancestral locus Anc_8.139), which produces MINEYACRKVALRDTKSCLVCHKPSTTVLYNKSGPDWFYTCDIHLQDNPQFATPVYDKEYENVLTKMKSLKNELNSNAGASGSSWDSWVSKVFIKMDKDADKPKDTDPANTPEPAVRTQAQIQEEYNATLDTLTTLRKKNKMYQLSPQMFESRVQLKKREEMLKEQRRKQEEAYTNTDPDELLTKFSFPQVPNTSTNEDNGNNVNPGSI; this is translated from the coding sequence ATGATCAACGAATATGCCTGTCGTAAAGTGGCATTGAGAGATACCAAATCCTGCCTAGTTTGTCATAAACCATCGACAACGGTTCTATATAATAAATCTGGCCCGGACTGGTTTTATACATGTGACATTCATCTTCAAGATAATCCGCAGTTTGCTACCCCTGTCTATGATAAAGAGTATGAAAATGTGTTGACAAAGATGAAGAGCCTAAAAAATGAACTAAATAGCAATGCAGGAGCAAGCGGTTCCTCTTGGGACAGTTGGGTTTCGAAAGTCTTTATAAAGATGGATAAGGATGCTGATAAACCAAAGGATACTGACCCTGCTAATACTCCCGAACCAGCAGTTAGGACACAAGCACAAATACAAGAAGAATACAATGCAACTTTGGATACGCTCACAACTCTAcggaagaagaataagatGTATCAATTGAGCCCGCAGATGTTTGAGAGTCGAGTTCAGCTCAAGAAAAGAGAGGAGATGTTAAAGGAACAGCGAAGAAAACAGGAGGAGGCGTACACAAATACGGATCCTGATGAGCTGTTAACCAAGTTTTCGTTTCCCCAGGTCCCCAACACGTCAACTAATGAGGATAATGGTAACAATGTGAACCCTGGGAGTATATAA
- the SAK1 gene encoding serine/threonine protein kinase SAK1 (ancestral locus Anc_8.140) — MNDNTQEVEELDIPLTIQQEIDLSMSDTSSSKQTPTDASIHSVHNGTHSNSFKNPIGYDDDNTKSHLLRVSSVPDNVDKASIASSSAESLNILLEKQRVRQLNHPLHQEHISSPASTLIYNNSNRTAPFNTFNNKFATLDEKLGRTSTKVKETNRISLTYDPISKRKVLNTYEIIKELGHGQHGKVKLAKDLLTSQLVAIKIVDRHEKLRLTNFFKFNKRKQQNDDRIKREIAIMKKLHHKHVVKLIEVLDDLKSRKIYLVLEYCAQGEIKWCPKDCLETEAKGPPLLSFQSAREIIRGVILGLEYLHYQGIIHRDIKPANLLVDEEGTVKISDFGVSLASRSSGNSTANSSSVLGGTPRNLSRSSTESMNTTNNNDDESIDEVELAKTAGTPAFFAPEICLGEEAFDKFSLRKNEMFKGSCISFMIDIWALGITFYCLLFGMLPFISDFELELFEKIVGEPLTFPSYEELQANRVSNVCSIEEYEAAKNVLQRLLEKNPSKRCSILELKYHPFICWDFDHFAELNEDLITSKLKEKEIFQANQVDSLEQISVTQHELKNAVSGVGKKIKESILKSISLKQKNNHTAADSNSSSVLGMGKFPTDNSDLSVIVSEGSIMNNINGIDQQYTGPNNESTTDTFTPSNNYTYMKHINDHTNQSNNASNNFNDLNDQNYKKNSINDLSHNELQNVENENGSNAVVNLPINSSFASLDSFYIDNFALSKMGINSDYSQFESPRNDQSNRSIQNGSIHSLHSIDRSSSNLNFYNTGMPSTRNDRLSQRNISRKSPSFPISQHSFSRPSSSNVSDAQKSPNLNSNLQTRSSRQNVSTKTKSRRSLTSLNSPSPGTPSSSRWRLYDHPPSSQNPSASPTKLPSSKFYQGKSHDSKKIMSNRKESQSRSFRVKKGNFFNHFNGQDEETSHSESDIDDDTSNRTRSVSDTNESSSYYSDNSSTPESLPFEFGLDSENGSVISMHDLPRISEGHGFLDVHPVHLSDHEEADESSNTSEGELFLNLGKKGHVRRQESSHCVNNDSTSTITPTSHGIMDSTGETLFKKSYNPVTSGGTLFIPQTSPQPTLSLQTEKDKSMNRDHNTSPLRNEQTYSGEKLDSKSLLKTFLRSTKDTFSNGGPRRGSIPYIKPPLEDSKTDEPSNQERTGRSSLRHDSNVDDSNRMRSHSVPVDENVQNKG, encoded by the coding sequence ATGAATGACAATACTCAGGAGGTGGAAGAATTAGACATACCGCTGACCATACAGCAGGAAATTGACTTATCAATGAGTGATACTAGTTCTTCAAAACAAACTCCCACAGATGCATCGATACATAGTGTTCATAACGGAACACATAGCAACAGCTTCAAAAACCCCATAGGGTACGATGACGATAATACAAAGAGCCACTTGCTTCGTGTTTCGTCAGTTCCAGATAATGTAGATAAAGCATCAATTGCATCCTCATCGGCGGAGtcattgaatattttattggAAAAGCAACGGGTTAGACAATTGAATCACCCATTACATCAGGAGCATATATCATCACCAGCCTCTACTTTAATATACAATAATTCAAACCGAACAGCTCCATTTAACACTTTCAACAATAAGTTTGCAACTTTAGATGAGAAGTTAGGACGAACTAGTACTAAAGTAAAAGAGACAAATAGAATATCTCTTACTTATGATCCAATATCTAAAAGGAAAGTTCTAAACACTTATGAGATTATTAAAGAACTAGGCCATGGACAACATGGTAAAGTTAAGCTAGCGAAGGATTTATTGACTAGCCAATTAGTAGCTATCAAGATTGTTGATAGACACGAAAAACTTCGATTGACCaacttctttaaattcaataaaagGAAACAACAGAATGATGACAGAATCAAGAGAGAAATTGCCATCatgaaaaaattacatCATAAACATGTTGTAAAACTAATTGAAGTATTAGATGATCTaaaatcaagaaagatTTACCTCGTTTTAGAATATTGTGCTCAAGGTGAAATTAAATGGTGTCCAAAGGATTGCCTCGAAACAGAAGCGAAAGGCCCTCCATTATTAAGCTTTCAATCGGCGAGGGAAATAATTAGAGGTGTCATATTGGGACTAGAATACTTACACTACCAAGGGATTATTCACAGAGACATTAAACCTGCTAATCTTTTGGTAGATGAAGAGGGTACTGTGAAAATCTCCGATTTTGGGGTTTCATTGGCATCTAGAAGTTCAGGAAATTCAACTGCAAATTCATCGTCTGTACTGGGCGGTActccaagaaatttatcTAGGTCATCAACGGAAAGTATGAATActactaataataatgatgatgagtCTATTGATGAGGTCGAATTGGCTAAGACAGCAGGTACTCCAGCATTTTTTGCACCAGAAATATGTCTAGGTGAAGAAGCGTTCGATAAATTTTCTCTAAGGAAGAATGAGATGTTCAAAGGTTCGtgtatttcttttatgATCGATATATGGGCCCTTGGGATTACATTCTACTGTCTTCTCTTTGGCATGTTGCCATTTATATcagattttgaattggaattatttgaaaaaattgtgGGCGAACCATTGACTTTCCCATCATATGAAGAACTTCAGGCGAATAGAGTTTCTAATGTTTGTTCTATAGAGGAATATGAAGCAGCAAAAAATGTTTTACAGAGGcttttggaaaagaatCCATCGAAGAGATGCtcaattttggaattgaaatatcATCCTTTCATATGTTGGGATTTTGACCATTTTGCagaattaaatgaagatCTAATAACTTCcaaattaaaagaaaaggaaatattTCAGGCTAATCAAGTTGATTCACTAGAACAAATTTCAGTCACTCAACATGAACTCAAAAATGCTGTTTCTGGTGTAGgaaaaaagattaaagaatcaattttgaaaagcATATCGTTAAAgcaaaaaaataatcatACAGCGGCagattccaattcatcctCTGTCCTAGGCATGGGAAAATTCCCGACAGATAATAGTGATCTAAGTGTAATTGTAAGTGAGGGCTCAATTATGAATAACATAAATGGTATAGATCAACAGTATACAGGACCTAACAACGAAAGCACAACCGATACTTTTACTCCATCCAACAATTACACTTACATGAAACATATTAATGATCACACCAACCAAAGTAATAATGCATCTAACAATTTTAATGACCTTAACGACCAAAActataaaaaaaatagcaTCAACGACTTATCACACAACGAACTTCAAAATGTTGAGAACGAAAATGGTTCAAATGCAGTTGTAAATTTGCCAATCAATTCTTCGTTTGCATCTCTAGATAGTTTCTACATTGATAATTTTGCTCTCTCCAAAATGGGTATCAACTCTGATTATTCTCAATTTGAATCTCCAAGAAACGACCAGTCTAATAGATCTATTCAAAATGGTTCCATTCATTCCTTGCATTCAATAGATCGATCATCATCTAACTTGAATTTCTATAACACGGGTATGCCCTCTACTAGAAACGACAGACTATCTCAACGAAATATTTCACGAAAATCTCCAAGCTTCCCAATATCTCAACATTCATTTTCCAGGCCTTCGAGTTCTAATGTTTCAGATGCACAAAAAAGTCCTAATCTGAACTCAAATTTACAAACAAGAAGTTCAAGACAAAATGTATCAACAAAAACGAAGAGCAGACGTAGTTTAACGTCCTTAAATTCACCTTCTCCGGGTACTCCCTCGTCTTCAAGATGGAGGTTATATGATCATCCCCCTTCTTCACAAAATCCCTCAGCTAGTCCAACCAAACTACCATCTTCAAAGTTTTACCAAGGAAAATCTCATGACTCGAAAAAAATTATGTCGAATAGAAAGGAAAGTCAATCTCGCTCATTCAGGGTTAAAAAGGGAAACTTTTTTAATCATTTCAATGGAcaagatgaagaaacaagTCATAGCGAAAGTGACATAGATGATGACACTAGTAATCGTACACGTTCTGTGTCAGATACCAACGAAAGTTCTTCGTACTATTCTGATAATTCAAGTACACCAGAATCACttccatttgaatttggacTTGATTCAGAAAACGGTAGTGTAATATCCATGCATGATCTTCCGCGGATTAGTGAGGGGCATGGATTTCTCGATGTTCATCCTGTTCATTTATCAGACCACGAAGAAGCAGATGAAAGTAGCAATACTAGCGAAggtgaattatttttgaatttagGGAAAAAGGGACATGTCCGCAGACAAGAATCATCTCATTGTGTTAATAATGATAGTACCTCTACTATTACTCCAACATCGCATGGAATAATGGATTCTACAGGGGAAACCTTGTTCAAGAAGTCGTATAACCCGGTAACAAGCGGTGGAACGTTATTCATCCCACAGACATCGCCACAACCGACCTTATCTTTGCAAACTGAAAAGGACAAGTCTATGAATCGGGATCATAACACGTCCCCTTTACGAAATGAACAGACATATTCGGGAGAAAAGCTTGATTCTAAGAGTTTGTTGAAGACCTTCTTAAGATCTACAAAGGATACGTTTTCGAATGGTGGACCACGGAGAGGATCAATCCCCTATATCAAACCTCCACTTGAAGATTCTAAAACAGATGAGCCATCAAACCAGGAAAGAACCGGGAGAAGCTCACTTCGTCATGATTCAAATGTTGATGATTCCAATCGAATGAGGTCCCACTCAGTTCCagttgatgaaaatgttcAAAATAAAGGATAG
- the NCAS0B04590 gene encoding uncharacterized protein (ancestral locus Anc_8.142) — translation MFTVSDSYQRELNRFLDSSENHNKCGECGLPNPTWCSTTYNLFLCTRCATVHKKILNHDPDLSIIKSIKLDYWTNDELNKFINSGGNAYNKRFWNPKDIKNFDDANWENFLRDKYILKKFRYEQERTERNRISSRLGGTNKLLTGRMAKDYELSKYSRQLRSLKDMGFNDVDNNVEALNICNGNINKTINILTSNERSASAEPLPPSLPSRPQISTEPKPAIFDGSSPFASDDTSSSIRQNGPKPAVFDGSAIFQPQWNDQLSTPNGFTGQNQNMAPSNYSQPPIQSTGQIPGQSNGFTTMQSYPDPNLTGSQQTFQPQAQNQLQYQQQPLQTSGGYQGQLQQPQQFDSSSMNSQAQRQSNISNMFVSQPQSMPYNPQQFQYQQSQFDSNVPSQTQPSIAPSAVNATTIPYGQLPQAQYSQYQQQYQQQYSQQYPQQNSSQQYQQFP, via the coding sequence ATGTTTACAGTATCTGACTCATATCAAAGAGAACTAAACAGATTTCTGGACTCTAGTGAAAATCATAATAAATGTGGAGAATGTGGCCTCCCAAATCCAACGTGGTGTTCAACAACGTATAATCTATTCCTATGTACAAGGTGTGCTACTGTacataaaaaaatattgaatcaTGATCCTGATTTGTCAATTataaaatcaataaagttAGATTATTGGactaatgatgaattgaacaaGTTTATTAATTCAGGTGGTAACGCATATAATAAAAGATTTTGGAATCCAAAGGATATCAAGAACTTTGATGATGCCAATTGGGAAAATTTCCTTAGAGATAAATATATCCTTAAGAAATTTAGGTACGAACAGGAAAGAACTGAGAGAAATCGTATCTCTTCTAGGTTAGGAGGgacaaataaattattaaccGGTAGAATGGCAAAAGATTATGAATTGAGTAAGTATTCAAGGCAGCTTCGAAGTTTGAAGGATATGGGGTTTAATGATGTAGATAATAATGTTGAAGCATTGAACATATGCAATGGTAATATTAATAAGacaataaatatattgacTTCCAATGAAAGATCAGCGAGTGCTGAACCATTACCTCCATCATTACCATCAAGGCCTCAAATTTCAACAGAGCCCAAACCAGCTATTTTTGATGGATCCTCTCCCTTTGCTAGTGACGATACATCGTCATCCATTAGACAAAATGGACCCAAACCGGCCGTCTTTGACGGATCTGCAATTTTCCAGCCGCAATGGAATGATCAGCTTTCTACGCCAAATGGATTCACTGgacaaaatcaaaatatggCACCAAGCAATTACTCTCAACCACCAATACAGTCTACGGGTCAAATCCCAGGGCAATCTAATGGATTTACTACAATGCAGTCATATCCAGACCCAAACCTAACGGGTTCACAACAAACATTTCAACCTCAAGCACAGAACCAACTTCAATACCAGCAACAACCGCTACAAACCTCCGGAGGATATCAAGGACAATTGCAGCAACCCCAACAATTCGATTCTAGCTCTATGAATTCTCAAGCGCAACGGCAGTCAAACATATCGAATATGTTCGTGTCTCAACCTCAATCAATGCCATATAATCCACAACAATTTCAGTATCAACAAAGCCAATTTGATTCTAATGTCCCTTCGCAAACACAACCATCAATAGCGCCATCGGCTGTTAATGCAACTACAATTCCTTATGGTCAACTCCCTCAAGCACAATATTCGCAGTATCAACAGCAGTATCAACAGCAGTACTCACAGCAATATCCACAGCAAAATTCATCGCAGCAGTATCAACAATTTCCATAG
- the COM2 gene encoding Com2p (ancestral locus Anc_8.144): MLVDTSALQQVYSNDTISYTNPNYFNNSGNLSKTDLSMKNSSSASLTDPATIGNNNFTLQLVPNKQIADNITNNLTGDTVVNDSNNQLQPNNVFEDYLNLDPTMNSKRLSISDYNVNMDKTKYFEFEFFDGKTNKITNNNDDNNNNSNNSYMETLHKNFNSMGITVTETAPQPSIMNKMSMVSEKSDDFTNATSIVDPYAIDIRKLNSNISTNHDILLNGSNEYMNNNDDQDSTFNMMSFDDSDIDMSNDNIEFPLIGGESLQQSEVQPQPQQKKRVRDYFKLNIFSSSANINTSIDDVFHPLSKVSSSTSSTTAVTTTTTTGTPIFKKKYFWNRKSNPRKIVKSVKEEEAEIDDEFSFLEDAEDIITEETEINLLINPSKLVTSLGSPNGTSTVESMVSSPIDTATITTSSSELMISNNPFDVTSTTTNLTTPTSFLHLDSAENMKIRKDSTSSSHLHNESSTSSTHVIRKKLGNMPKTRGRKPSLLPDATKQFACDYCERRFKRQEHLKRHVRSLHIGEKPYACHICNKNFSRSDNLTQHIKTHG; the protein is encoded by the coding sequence atgttAGTGGATACATCTGCTCTGCAGCAGGTCTACTCCAATGATACAATATCGTACACCAatccaaattatttcaataattctgGTAATCTATCAAAGACAGATTTATCAATGAAAAACAGTAGTTCCGCTAGTCTTACGGACCCAGCAACGATAGGTAACAATAATTTTACCCTTCAATTGGTACCCAATAAGCAAATTGCCGATAATATTACTAATAACCTTACTGGTGATACGGTAGTAAATGACTCGAATAATCAATTACAACCAAACAACGTCTTtgaagattatttgaatttggacCCCACCATGAATAGTAAACGTCTGTCTATATCGGACTATAATGTTAATATGGATaagacaaaatattttgaatttgaattttttgaCGGCAAGACTAATAAGATtaccaacaacaatgacgataacaataacaacagcaacaacagtTATATGGAAACTTTGCacaagaatttcaattcaatggGTATTACAGTGACAGAAACAGCTCCACAGCCttcaataatgaacaaaatgTCAATGGTGAGTGAGAAGAGTGATGATTTTACGAATGCAACAAGTATAGTGGATCCATACGCCATTGATATCAGAAAATTAAACTCtaatatttcaacaaatcATGATATTCTACTAAATGGGAGtaatgaatatatgaaCAATAATGATGACCAAGACTCAACTTTCAACATGATGAGCTTTGACGACAGTGACATAGATATGAGTAATGATAACATTGAATTCCCATTGATTGGTGGCGAGTCATTGCAACAATCCGAAGTTCAACCACAACCTCAACAGAAGAAAAGAGTGCGAGATTACTTCAAGTTAAATATCTTTAGTAGCAGTGCCAATATTAACACATCTATTGATGACGTATTCCATCCGCTTTCAAAGGTGTCTTCATCGACGTCCTCAACGACGGCAGTAACGACAACCACAACGACGGGTACACCAAtatttaagaagaaatatttttggaatagGAAATCAAATCCAAGAAAAATAGTTAAATCGGTTAAGGAGGAAGAAGCTGAAatagatgatgaattttcGTTTTTGGAAGATGCAGAGGATATAATAACAGAGGAGACGGAGATTAATCTATTAATTAACCCATCCAAACTGGTAACATCTTTGGGAAGCCCAAACGGTACATCCACGGTTGAATCAATGGTTTCTTCCCCAATCGACACTGCAACGATAACGACTTCCTCTTCAGAATTAATGATATCGAACAATCCATTCGATGTGACCAGTACAACTACTAATTTAACAACTCCAACTTCCTTTCTTCATTTAGATTCTGCTGAAAATATGAAGATTCGGAAAGATTCGACTTCTTCATCTCACCTTCATAATGAGTCATCCACTTCCTCAACGCACGTAATTAGGAAAAAACTTGGTAATATGCCCAAGACAAGAGGTAGGAAACCCTCATTACTACCGGATGCAACAAAACAATTTGCATGTGACTATTGCGAGAGACGATTCAAGAGACAGGAACATTTAAAGAGACATGTCAGGTCTTTACATATTGGTGAAAAACCATACGCTTGCCATATTTGCAACAAGAATTTTAGTAGAAGCGATAACTTAACGCAGCATATCAAGACTCATGGCTaa
- the NCAS0B04610 gene encoding uncharacterized protein — translation MGFRIIFKRHCRVLKLKLEEDAQKCADSIKMVKVKMSGFRHPANTINNANTVNGINNKRENNSNDINIQKNNEYTSKIAIIDNVTKKIKNNSNDVTVDNVIDESNAITITETTNNTLSKNNDYKYLLSSHIGRYEWSNIHFHEINSRNHLNDEDINDSNEETNNFFDKFNHLFENNILKKDINDSNLNKVKKRKNTNLDNTNNTDSSSKNKISDANIRKQSSGDDDTKDKNAASNFNNLINKVFSRTDNIKENSGIKIENIRPLESIKWKNPCRLFHKMKEKSSDKNINLEQKIDKSVNHNDNADNDSIQNEYRTLDPMTLIQGDLVNDILSLVEVPSASSTNSLIYASPLTNIEEDDSAGGSTIHEKNNNTQDSDPTPSDWEWYLERVRDHIQSRNDKIEKFKRNFKRMKEVIAINIFYDG, via the coding sequence ATGGGTTTCAGAATCATATTTAAAAGACACTGTCGTGTActtaaattaaaattggaGGAAGATGCACAAAAATGTGCCGATTCAATTAAGATGGTAAAGGTAAAGATGTCTGGCTTCCGTCATCCGGCAAACACTATTAACAATGCCAACACCGTTAACGGGATAAATAACAAAAGGGAGAATAACTCAAACGACATCaacattcaaaaaaataacgaATATACCTCTAAGATAGCTATCATTGACAACGTCACCaaaaagataaagaataaTTCCAATGATGTCACTGTTGATAACGTAATTGATGAAAGTAACGCGATCACTATTACGGAAACGACCAACAACACATTGAGTAAGAACAATGACTACAAATATCTATTGTCCAGCCACATTGGGAGGTATGAATGGAGCAACATTCATTTCCATGAAATAAACAGCAGAAATCACCtcaatgatgaagatattaatgatagtaatgaagaaacaaacaacTTCTTTGACAAATTTAATCatctttttgaaaataatattttgaagaaagatataAATGACAGTAACCTCAACAAGGtaaagaagagaaaaaacACCAACCTTGACAATACAAACAATACTGATAGTAGCAGCAAAAATAAGATTAGCGACGCTAACATCCGCAAGCAGAGCTCTGGTGACGATGACACTAAAGACAAAAACGCAGCTAGTaacttcaataatttaattaacAAGGTATTCTCTAGGACTGACAATATAAAGGAAAACAGTGGTATCAAGATCGAGAACATCAGGCCCCTTGAAAGCATCAAATGGAAGAACCCCTGCAGGCTTTTCCATAAAATGAAGGAAAAGAGCAGTGACAAGAATATAAACCTGGAACAAAAGATAGACAAGAGTGTCAACCATAACGATAATGCCGACAATGACAGCATTCAAAACGAATATCGAACACTCGATCCTATGACATTAATTCAAGGTGATTTGGTAAATGATATTCTTTCTCTCGTCGAAGTACCATCTGCTTCTTCTACCAATTCTCTAATTTATGCATCCCCATTGACAAATATAGAGGAGGATGATAGTGCTGGTGGTTCTACCATACATGagaaaaacaataatactCAGGATTCAGATCCAACGCCCTCAGATTGGGAATGGTACCTTGAGCGAGTTCGAGATCATATCCAAAGTAGGAACGATAAAATTGAGAAGTTTAAGAGAAACTTCAAGAGAATGAAAGAAGTTATCgcaataaatatattttacGATGGGTGA